Part of the Lates calcarifer isolate ASB-BC8 linkage group LG6, TLL_Latcal_v3, whole genome shotgun sequence genome, ACAATGTAATAGTGAGAGTTTTTGGATTTGAGGGACATTTTGAAAGTCAGCGCCACTACTGAGAACATCACGACACAATGCTTAGAACCAGTTTCTTAGCTCTATATAGcatagaagaaaaaacagagaaggtcACACTGGCAAACTAAGACCAGCAGAAGTGTAATACCAGCAGAGGCAGATCACAGACTGTGCAGCCATCTGCTGTCCTagcatcactgctgctgtctgacagcACTTGTGTTTTACTCTGCATAACAACATGACAGAAAAGACAACTCATCCTGCTGACCTCAGCAACCTTTGATTTGACACATGTAAACAGAGCTGCTCTTTTCACTCACATCACCAAGCTCATATTCTTATTATTCTGGAGTATAAAGTAGGGCACCTGGGTTTTGAATTTATAATGTGctggtaaaaataaaaccatgagcTGGGACTGAGGTTTAAGTGTTAATGAGGACACTGAATTTTATTTGTGGATGTTTTGCTGATTGATAATGACTACATTATATGTGGTGTATACATGGTGGATATTTGCCATATGAAAATATTCCATTCAAACTGAAGCACTGTTACTGCACTGCAGCTGtaattatgtatgtatgttttacTGCATGTGCCAGATATGACTGTGCTCACAATTCATATatcaaaaagtaaaatatgtacAAGTAAATGTAGGGTCCAGCAACTAAAAATGAAGCACAACTAAGagaaataatgataaaacaCTGTGGGGTTATGTGTGATTACTGTAGAAAAATCAACTTATCATACACTTCTAAGAGCAAAATTGTAATTAATTACCTGCCAACTTGTCTCTTGACTACATAAAGTTAACTCACGCTGTGCACTAATCTAAAGAGCATCCAGCTGTGTAACTTATCATAAAGCATTAGATGAGAATAGTAACAGGGGCTCCACTGAAGTCGACCCACTCCTGTTCATTTAATCACGAGCACAATGTATTTCATCTCCAGCATAAGGTTTCCACAGGGTATATGTGtgtaggtgagtgtgtgtgtgtgtgtgtgagggaggggaAGATAGATAATTAACTATGAAGCAGTGTATGATTAATGTGCTTCAGGGTACGAGAAGAGGACGTATGCGATGTGTGATAAGAGAGCACTGTGCAGCAATCCCAGGTATAATCCTGAAAAGTGAGCGGTGTGCAaatgtggggggtgggggggtggggtgggctACAATGGGTTGCTGTCACCATAGAAACGGCCCCATTTAGTAGTAgtgccccccccaacacacacacacacacacacacacatacagagctaaaaaataaaaaaaaatgtcatctacaaatattcaaatattacaGACAGTTTGATGTTTCAGTTTGATCTTCTTAAAAGCATTGTGCCAGATGAGTCAGCCACGGTCTTAGACAGGAAGCAATCCATCATCCAATATCACAGTCAGGTAAACAATATCTTATACACTGCTGTCTTTGCAGTAGAAGAAAAATAAGCTTCCATATACAAGTACATGAGAAATATTCaagacattttatgtttgtttttgttgtcaccttgaggggaaaaaacataatGTGCTGCTTTACAACTGAATggatatttttgcttttagaACTACActataaaatctaaatgaacaggaaatgtgtattttcctgAATTTGTTAGACCAttgtcttctctgtttttacagaCTCTTTTATAATATGGGCATCTTGCAAATAAATGTCCTacaggctcttttttttttttttttttttttttttgccaaacatCTAATTGTCATAACAgaacagttttctctctcttggcTCCATCTTGTGGACAGCAGTGAACAAGTCGGTCAATTTCAGGGGGTGCTGTATATGCAGGCTATGTGCTGAACACGGTCGGTCAAGTACATTTGTTATTGACAGTTTCGTTGTGTGGATCCACAAAATGTGTGTAGCTGAAACTTGGATTTCTTGATTCATTTagctttttgtatttttagaaGAGGactttaaaaacagttcagttcTCTAAATCAAAAACCAGAGAAACTGTACAGTAATATGTATAACCAGATTACTTGGACTTGGACTGGAAAAGATGATTGTTCAAAGGATGTCAGAAACTACTATAAAATTTCTAGTTCTAGCGTAGTTAAAGTGATACCcactgtttcctttttaaaaaataagttttaaataAGTTTCGTCTTTAAAGTCCCAACAAGGTTTTACATTTATGAAAGCTAATTTCTAGGAAAAAGGGGGGTATGATCAGATAAGATGATGAAAACTACAGATTActatctttttaaaataaatataatcatGACTAAAAATTTCATAGTTTTGACTTAGTCTCCCACTTGATAAATATCATCATTTTGGCCTACGATACATCTAATCTATTCTAGTCAGCAAACTTTTCATTCAGTCAATTTATCTTATTACTTGTACTCACGGAATATCACGGtcctgcttttctgctcactttGCTGGAGATATTCATTGCGGCCCCATACGGTCCGACCTCTAGGTGGCAGTATACAACAACCAGGACACCAGCTGTACTGCGAACCCCAAGAAGAATAAGAAGAAACGGAAGAGGCGTTGAGTGTCAAATTGAAAACAGAAATGGCGGGGTGTTTACGCTGTTACTGTAGAACTGTTAGAACTGTAACTGTGAAAATGTAACGACAAGCTGTGTGTGATGCCGATGGTTGGTGTTGCGAAGTAACAAAGAGTAAGTCGGTTAAAGCTAATCTGCGTTAAAACTGTGTTTAGCACAACGTCGGGAGTTCTTTCTCACGTTAGCTAAAGTTAGCTTCCAATGGGTTCTTTCTCGATTGTTATTGCCAAGCCGCGTTACGTTACAACAGTGCAGTGTATACTGAAACAAACTTATTTTTATGACTCACTTCAACAACTGTTACTTCTGCTGGTCTGCGTCGCCAAATAACTAGAAGAGTAGCAGTCAAGTAGATAATTTTACAGTTAACATCAGTCATCAACCCACCTGCTGCCGCATCACTGGGTGTTGAACATCCAGGAAAATCACACAGCATCATGTCCGGCAATGGGAGAGTCATCCCGGACACCCCGTTGGCCGTAGACTTCTGGCTGGTGCGGAAGTGTCCCGGCACCCGGCTGTTTTTCTTGTCCCACATGCATAGCGACCACACGGTGGGTTTGACCTCCACCTGGAGCAACCGGCCCATCTATTGTTCACCGACCACTGCTGCACTGCTCAGACTCAAACTACAGGTGAGGAAGGGCGTGGTCGAGAAGGGGGTCATGAAACACGTGCGTGGATGCACTAGTGACGTGAAAACATACACGTGCACTAGGTCTTAAATCGAGATCCCTTAGAGTTAAGATTTCACGTTATTTCTCTGCTTCACCTGTGACAGCTTACCTCAGTGTACTGAACCGTTTTATGTGGATAGGAGCTGTGAAGGGGCATAACAGCTATTtgtcacacacacttaaacacaatgATTTCTGACTCAGTGTTTGCATTCAGATGTGGTTTAAAATTCTGTTCTTATATGTTTACAGTGTTAAAACATAATAACTTTTGTGGCTCTTCAAAGCCAATGTAGTTTCCAAGTTTAGAAAGTTAGATCAGTACTGACTGAATCATTACCAGAACGTGTAATGGTTGACAATTCTCATTTATCTTGCAGACATATTTGTTATGACAAACATTGTTACAAACTCATGTCTCGTGGTTAGGCATTACAAATAAGAAATATACTGTAGATTATCAAAAAGATCCAAAAGCTAACAAAGTTAACAAGCATGACAGGGtaattaaaaaggaaatggGAATGGGATCTTAGTAAGAAgagcagcaaaaaaacaaaacaagtttagTGTTATTTGGCATAGTCGCTGCAAGTCTCTAAAATTTTAATCAAACACCATCCTTCCTAAAAGATATTATCctgtttggtgttttgatggtgGAGAGTGCTAATATGTAGTCTAAAATCTTCCACAGGTGTGAAGATGAGTTTAAATTTACTGAATGTGGGGGTCACAGCATATCATTAACGttcttttcatcttcatcaaaccattcagtcaTCTTTCATGCTTGTATGGCAATATCTGCACTCATTTATTCAAGGTTTTCCTTTCTTACTGGTTTAGTTGGGAATTAGAATAAGTTGATAGTTATAAGTTATTTTGTGTAGCTTTGACATGAAAATTTCATCATAAGGGTTAGAGTGGTAAAGggtgtgttcattttttttgtacattctGCATCTTCTCCTGATTATTTCTCTTTGCTCTCAGGTGAAAGAGCAGTGGATCCATCCACTAGAGCTGGGTGAGCCATACCTGCTGCCACTGGATGACATTGGCAAGGAGAAGCTAACAGTCACCCTGATAGATGCCAACCACTGTCCAGGGGCtgtcatgtttctctttgaagGCTACTTTGGCTCTATACTGCACACTGGTCAGTGTCTGAATGCTCTGGAAAACaatttttatctgctttttcTAGGGTGTGAAGAAATATTTAAGTTATGCGCCTTGTGGTTGTTTTTTCAGCATTGACACTCTTCTTCATTTTAGGTGACTTCAGATATGCCCCCTCAATGCTGCGTGAGCCATGCCTGAGGACAAACACCACTATAGATGTCCTGTACCTGGACAACACCAACTGTGACCCCAACCGCACCTTACCATCCAGACAGCGAGCCACTCAACAAATCAAAGAAATCATCCGCAGCCACCCCAACCACAATGTTGTCATAGGTAATTTTGTATAGACCTTTTCTTTGACACAGCTTTCTGTTGTAAACATGTATAAAAAGGTGATTTGATCAAGCGTCACAACAAGCTAACAGCTCATAAACATGATGGTCCATATAGGGGACTTGTTTTTACTTATTGTTTCTTATATTATTAGACTGTATCAGTggcacagtgctgcagtggttagcactgtcacctcacagttTGGTCGAACTGGGGTCTGAACCCCAGTTCACTTGGGGCTTTTCTGAGTGGAatttgtatgttctccctgtggcTGCACAGGTTCTCAGTACtttggcttcctcccacagtccaaagacatgcagattaACTGGCTCCAGTGCCCCTACAACctttaaggataagcagtatagataatgaatgaatatatcattattattatcccTAGGATGATGGTGAACATCAGTAGCTTAATACAAAATTATCAGGTCTttaaaaaaactggaaaacactGGAAATTGAAATAGTTGGTACTGTGCgtcagatgagaaaaaaaatcttaattattATGATGTTATCAAATATGCAATTGTTATTTAGCTGACTTTGTTGTGCTTTACAGGTCTGTATGCACTGGGAAAGGAGTCCCTGCTGTTGGAGCTGGCGATGGAGTTTAAAACCTGGATTGAGGTGAGCTTTGAGAGGATGGAGACCCTCAAAGTTCTAGAGCTGCCTGATGTTTTCACCACTGACCTGGGAGCTGGTCGAATACGAGTTGTGATGCAGTCAGAGATCTCTTCTGCCGCTTTGTACCAGTGGAACAAAGAACATCCCACTTTGGCCATCGTCCCCACCAGCAGGCCCCTGGTATCCTTCCACCCCAGCGTCTATGTGGTGCCCTACTCCGACCACTCCTCTTATCAAGAGCTGGAGGATTTTGTCTCTGCGCTTAAACCTACCTCCATTGTGCCCATTGTAGGAAACTGTGTACCTGAATATCTCTCTGCCTTACTGCCCAGCAAAAAGCGCCATGAAATCCTGGTGCCTGAGTCAGTCCGACACTACATGTTGAGACAGCCTGAGAGTGAGCTCAGCTCATCAGTATACACCAGCCTTCGCCGCAGACTCTTCAAACCTCCCCCCAAAGGGGTGGTATTTGAGTCTCCTCTGAGGGGATTCGTGGGGTCATGCGAAGATGTCTGTGAAGCAGAATGCCTGGAGCAGGATGCTCCcgaggaagagacagacatagAAAGTAGTGAAAAGGACTCTGAGTATATCCTTGTGGATATTAGCAAGAAACTCACCCCtaacaaaaacagaggaggggCTGGAGACATGTGGAGCCTCAATATTGTCCAGACAGTCTCTGAAGATATGGTGATGGCAGAGCCGGTGGCTCTTAGTCAACTCACCCAGAGAAACTTTGCTCCAGTGGAAATTCTGACAAACTCCAGCGTCTGCTTGAAGCCTGTCAGTACGACAAGAATCCCTTTTGAAACGAATACCAAAATACTAAACGAGACAGGATCAAGGCAACATAGCAGTAGTCAACAAAGTGAACATGAAAACGTTGAGAACATCCACACGCTGTCACATGATGACAGCATGAGTCAATACAGTGGGCATGGAATCGATCAGGACAACAACATAACATCAGACGACAATAACGTGAGTCGGCACGCTGGATGTGAAAATGATTGGGACAACAGTGTGACATTATTGCAGAGAAGCCCAGATACCAATTCATCTAGCCTCTGGAATGAGCTGAGGGAAGAGTATCTGCAGGAGcttgaaaacaatattttaaagaACCTACCCTTCACAGAGGAGGACTTTGAGCCCTGGGGCCTCCTGCCACAGAGCTTTGTGAAACAGTTCGCCCTCTCTCCCCAAAATGATGCAAGAGAGGATGACATGTCAGGAAAATAATGTGACCTGAAGTTTTTGCCTTGCTTTAGAGGCCTTGAAgagtttcctgtctgtgttaaCATAAGCACTTTAAAGCCACAACacctttttctctgtccttgGTAACTTCCTACTTTTATATGGTCAAATCCTTTTTGTGCCTCCATTTTGTGAGGGTGGCATAGAGTTTAGAAAAGCTGGCTTGTGATCAGAAAGTCAGGAGTTGGTCCTTGAACTGGACTTCTGAAGTGATGGACTAACCTTTGGCTTCACCTTGGCGTCCTGGATGTCTAAGCCATGGCAgctttctgtctttaaagaaatcatcatttctttgttgtggtggaaaaaaaactaatcGGTGATCTTAATGGACTTACCATGGATGTGGCTGAGTCAGAGCTCACAGTAGTCAGTGATGTTTGTAAAGTCACATTTCACAATATAAAGAAGTAagcaatttcttttttttctttcttttttgccttgAGAACTGGTTGTCTTGaagctgtggtgtttttttttcctccttcatgaagTCCTTTGAAATCTGAGTGGATGGAGaagtttttgctgctgcaaagaACTTTGTTATTGGCCAAAATCTGAATTTAGTTTTAGCCTAAGAGGTAAAACAAAGCAAGATTTTTTTATGCCATATGCCATATCAGCCTTTTTCACcaagacttttattttatatttttacagtgcatcAGTAACATTCTTTTTGGTTAAATTAGAAATTTTCATTAAGGTGTGGTTTTGGTTTATCTGTATTTTGCAGTTTTGAGTCAGGAGGAGTTGTTGCACTGGTACTTTATGATGAAATTCTATTATTTTGCACCTGTGGCaatgttcttttctttgttaattCACCACTTAAACCAGAAAAAATAGCATATAACACTCCACAGTCCAAAACACTTTAACCctgacattacattttttaaaggaatcAGTGAGAAGTGTAATTGTTAAAAAGAAGTTATGTTAAATTAGATGAATGTGTATTGAATAGCAGTATTGCTTCTGATTGTATTCCTACAACAGCTTAATGTGTGTTTCATAGTGTTTCTTGTTCCCATGACCGCCTGCCAACTCCAAGAAGTTGCTGCTATTATCCTTTTTAGATGTTTTGATTTGAGGTGGCAAAAACCAGCGGCATGCCGCTTGACCACTCTATGGGAATTTAATAGTGTTAATCCCAAATCTTGGACTACAGCACTAAATCTCATTGACCTGTTAACATTTGTGAAACCACACTTTGCCTTtttgtttggggaaaaaaatatgactTTTGGCTGTATTTTATCCAAATAACTAGAAAAAAAGATGCACCAATAGGAAAATCTGTGTTTATTCTAATGACTTACTGCATGCTGTATTTAccatttttattcatattcatgaaCAAAGAAGCATTGTTTAtttgataaatgaaaatgttctgcTTCAGTGAGATTAATGTCTtgtaaaataaaggaaaagtaAACTGTAACTATAATATTTATGTTGAATGCAGGCTCCTTGGGTTGCTAGTTGTTTCCCCAataaattacagattttttgCCAATTAATGTGTTTTGGTGTTTCTTTCATGTTTCCATCTTTAGGTCTGATAACTATAAATCTCCAAATACTGCAACGCAGAGAATGTGTTCTTAGCATCTATTGTACATTTCCTGCTGCAATGGAGTTATTTTTCCATCAGATGGCAGTAGTTTGtttaaaacatcagcagatGCCTCTACTTCATGTTTTGCTCCTCATTTAATTAGGCTTTTAGGTTTCTGCAGCATGTCTGatttttgctgaaaaaatatatgaaaaaataaaagatgatgtATATTTGGTAGTTAATAGCATGCTGAGCAGTAATGACTCAGCTTTCAACTAAATCCCATTGTCCCCCATgggtttttttaaaactaacaTTACACTGCaaattaaaatcataaaaatgttataCGATGGCACCAATTAGCACACAAAGAACCAAGCTGATTCCGTCTGATGGTGAAAACCAAGGTCTGACCAATTTTTCTTCTGCACTCATACAAAGACTGCATGTTGCACTGCCTGACTACAGAGTAGGACTAGCTGTCACTCATTTTGGCCACCACAGAAAGGAAGTCTGGTCTCTAAGCTTTCTGGTAAGAACTACAGAGAACCTAATCCACCATCTAATAGTAAAACCTATCCAGCATctcttagaaaaaaatattcacactgGAATAGAAGGTGCGCTCTAAACTGACATAACAGTAATATTTAGATGGCAGAATGTGGTTTATTGAAACATAGTATGTCCCCAGAGTTTAATTGCTTTGTTAAGGGTTAAATATTCTTTTGCTGTGTTACATGCAGTGACCCTGAGGAcagacaaaaaccaaacacatctAAAATTATGGAAAGAGTGGGACAACACTTATtttttgtgattggacagaagcAAAGTCAATTGTTGGCTTGCATATGACACAGCGAAATGCAGCTGGAGCTACATGGAAGGTGCTACCACAAGCTCGCAAAGTGTGGTTTGCGAAATAGATCCGACTGAGAAATCACAAGAATTTTTTAGCAGATACCAGTATGACTGTAACAACAGGACTGTTTGGAAGTTCTTATGGGGCTCAGATAATTTTGATGTCCAACATCTTAAGACTCAAATGCTCGCATTACACCTCCAGAGTGTCAAAACAATTGGCTCAGGTGGTCGAGTACTGCTCTTAAGTTTGAGGTTGAATCTCCCAAATGGTTAGAAGCCTGTTTTGAAGTTCTAAGGACGTAAATTCAATCTATATGAGTCtcaataacttttttttttaagtccaaGACCAAATGCAAACATTCAAAGTATCAAAGAAATGCCTGCTGATCATCATCATTGGTAGTCCTACCAAGCAGGCATCTTGGGTTCAGTTCTTACCATGCTCAATGAATTCTGAAGTGTGAAACCAAATGCAAACATTCAAAGGCTTGAAGAAATACTTCTTAAGCATCAGACCAAATAGCTTTGGTCGTTAAACGCCTGCTTTGTAGATCTGAGGATGCTGGTTCAATTCTTACTAGGCTCAACAAGTGTTGAAGTCCAAAACCAATGCATACGCTCAAAAGTTTGAATTGTTATTGAACATAATATTTTCCAGTACCATTGCAGAGAGAAGCCCTCTGCAATGATAGTGGAAAATATTATGTCTtttatggatttatttatttattcatttgaaataTGTGTTTTGAAGAATTTGTTGCATTGACATGAATGTAAAGGACAGGATAAGAATGCACTACAATTTGTGCACATCTACTGCCCTCTATCAGCTAAATCGGCAGCAAAAACTAGCAAAACTGCTTGCTGTCTTAATATGATACATTTGGGTCTTTTAGCCAAAAATGGggcagcaatgattttatgaattaTTTCTTCTCTACTCCCCCTGCATAAATTAACTCTGTTGTAATCAGTACACATTTTCTATGTAACCAAATTATTACAATATTTTCACAAACTGTGAGACAAATAATCAAAAGAAAGAATGttaaaacacaaagcagctAATAACCTAATAACACTCACAGTGCATTGGTGTGAATTATGACACATATAAATATCTACATTAACATGATCATTATTACTGTAGATCTAATAATAAGTATATTTAAATGTGACATATCATTCCAGCCTCTCGTGAAAAGGGAAGatacaaaaaatgtgtgtaaaaatgcATTGCAGGCAAGCAGCCAGTAAGTCTGTTTGTCCTAGTTTCCTAAAAGTGGAGCTATGAGGTTATCAACAGacatgttaatatttttcttgtaaGGCATGGAATGAGCAGTGAGGTAACAGGTATCTACTGCATCACTTCATCTCAAttgcaataaaaaaatgcatgtttctACCCCACAGGTATGAATATaacacatcacaaacacaaacagataaacacgACCAGCACTGCAACATCAAGACAAGTGTCTTTTATAAATGTTCAGAACTGCTGCTTTTAGCTGATATAACTCTGGAGACCACTGAAACACAAGATGAAGATAAGAGTCTTTagtcacaaataaaataatctgcagaAACAATgagcaacacaaaacacaatgtagAGTTAATgggatatacagtatgttggaCATACTTTATAGATGCACACCATTATAGTTCTTGTAAGAACATATTTTGCTGCTAATACTTGTGTACTCTTACTGAAGTATGATTTTTTTCCATGCAGGGCTTCTACTTGCAATGGATTATTTATACATTGCTGGATTGGACGCCTAATTCAAATCTTAGACAGACACTGTGGCTGTACTAATACAAATGATTTACC contains:
- the dclre1b gene encoding 5' exonuclease Apollo isoform X1; amino-acid sequence: MSGNGRVIPDTPLAVDFWLVRKCPGTRLFFLSHMHSDHTVGLTSTWSNRPIYCSPTTAALLRLKLQVKEQWIHPLELGEPYLLPLDDIGKEKLTVTLIDANHCPGAVMFLFEGYFGSILHTGDFRYAPSMLREPCLRTNTTIDVLYLDNTNCDPNRTLPSRQRATQQIKEIIRSHPNHNVVIGLYALGKESLLLELAMEFKTWIEVSFERMETLKVLELPDVFTTDLGAGRIRVVMQSEISSAALYQWNKEHPTLAIVPTSRPLVSFHPSVYVVPYSDHSSYQELEDFVSALKPTSIVPIVGNCVPEYLSALLPSKKRHEILVPESVRHYMLRQPESELSSSVYTSLRRRLFKPPPKGVVFESPLRGFVGSCEDVCEAECLEQDAPEEETDIESSEKDSEYILVDISKKLTPNKNRGGAGDMWSLNIVQTVSEDMVMAEPVALSQLTQRNFAPVEILTNSSVCLKPVSTTRIPFETNTKILNETGSRQHSSSQQSEHENVENIHTLSHDDSMSQYSGHGIDQDNNITSDDNNVSRHAGCENDWDNSVTLLQRSPDTNSSSLWNELREEYLQELENNILKNLPFTEEDFEPWGLLPQSFVKQFALSPQNDAREDDMSGK
- the dclre1b gene encoding 5' exonuclease Apollo isoform X2, with the translated sequence MFLFEGYFGSILHTGDFRYAPSMLREPCLRTNTTIDVLYLDNTNCDPNRTLPSRQRATQQIKEIIRSHPNHNVVIGLYALGKESLLLELAMEFKTWIEVSFERMETLKVLELPDVFTTDLGAGRIRVVMQSEISSAALYQWNKEHPTLAIVPTSRPLVSFHPSVYVVPYSDHSSYQELEDFVSALKPTSIVPIVGNCVPEYLSALLPSKKRHEILVPESVRHYMLRQPESELSSSVYTSLRRRLFKPPPKGVVFESPLRGFVGSCEDVCEAECLEQDAPEEETDIESSEKDSEYILVDISKKLTPNKNRGGAGDMWSLNIVQTVSEDMVMAEPVALSQLTQRNFAPVEILTNSSVCLKPVSTTRIPFETNTKILNETGSRQHSSSQQSEHENVENIHTLSHDDSMSQYSGHGIDQDNNITSDDNNVSRHAGCENDWDNSVTLLQRSPDTNSSSLWNELREEYLQELENNILKNLPFTEEDFEPWGLLPQSFVKQFALSPQNDAREDDMSGK